In one window of Dermochelys coriacea isolate rDerCor1 chromosome 3, rDerCor1.pri.v4, whole genome shotgun sequence DNA:
- the LOC119853870 gene encoding LOW QUALITY PROTEIN: interferon-induced very large GTPase 1-like (The sequence of the model RefSeq protein was modified relative to this genomic sequence to represent the inferred CDS: inserted 1 base in 1 codon), whose amino-acid sequence MSTGKEKPKNSAQGDPAKDELAKRLEAVGLSAEYWLPKLHKQLGVTSIQALKHLQYEDFLKLDIQQHTWEKQALQELLKTDSKATMTQLQEQRLEMLKKRQEQAKLALKELKEMQEKGRSHPEEAVRKKEEELQQVMDISPQYWAPSEKPLKEVIENVHKQLDLLEESVSQSENLPDKDVLRWASGGLALQGIYKTNKLAEMMEKREQLIDIPEGFELFGPQQGPLFEKKEFSSAEAESSFTRTMENLGFSISVTAKGGFGGFSAETSSDYRSCSESQGTHRSRSENTYICTTKYSYIPLASCYFPKAQLRLSSAALQELKEIEQLLSHTPEPDKLNMLKSRGGSFFNRFGSHVNQGPLHLGGIFWWKASSEGFRAEQLDEVKKQTSDALSSYIGGSYSGFGWSVAAGVTASKSGSEASFQGTDRKQMQTEVQLFVTKTGGPPGVDSLTAWKSGLLVSNKTWSVIDRGSQLIPVWDIILSNHRQDFKDVYQMSSSLTRAYEALTKLSASTLVGEELVSAVDEAKLFLEEMKSWEVTGDEEQLVTLLNFKQKLHEKTKHSRTWIDVCLSDKMLQDFLENTVSLCKDLPAQNTEYIKSLLRCLLDPHVYSVKNFPKSSSIMQWIFHAEEKQQKSIRVSEFADFIQVLQEMKNYIQAVTYGPNSSPAAMEEAKVKASLDVSLALGSLRKALQGREQIDIELLLLSIAASTGYCVDSHTFQYLLGYPEINFMLKEMQKAHEGYLTLRDQDVSRAQAFLLLTGLTVTAAEFKDMSPEEKNKRFTFMKCHLGHLLSGEVANVFMKPNACDDWDALERDLNTLVKGEYEPSSSNLQKQDIKKELRNVYQRAKQITLPKPQPQAPPNDVKMSEGFKTQDFLNFIKRLGLENYYPRKMGMADFHVIDKTSLHDSQPSTESELPFYFLQKLLMLDYRVRYLVCKDVCKTKQERTSALNTSSKVNESSDATSDIYEDFLNDDEGTNESVTPRQTHVHPMDIQMAIFHCADDFMRQYLSTKLAFCQFALPLLVPNPCTSQIEFPLWSLTQVKKSWKHVEKSGEETSIKNYKSKLIYQADTPVVSFTRIGNSPHSSKSKILNALLSKHKHDIFFHRDCRGSNKDCLLMNGVVEISWYCPGGKDDDRFDNCIAFTNLHGDAREHEQQVRFLQEIASINVVLFTTSDENKIGKQIVSDFLKSPKPFVCLLTEKENIVAGKSNLNIKIGMKNRNEAELIDELSTAIKDLLAGSNPTCSLETCVEIAHQHGFLIDEDKEECKQAKLMAQKLMALFKENNLLGMKEKLLPLQGELWHKWCKKDKELTRVQDKRKRSIEQHRSQIESEKRAIRHDQIRRASSLNDLMRLVLEILQSHSETTKKYFLQWLKVFMDDLSFDRLAELRQKYHVLWSQLLEETDPGXNGDSENVLKSNLETVSAEITASTIGLEHILREVAQIYEALGTLPQEDQHFLELPQIAADLMASGYPIELMDGDASYVPLKWVRAVFDKLTEKLGDKKVFVLSVLGIQSTGKSTLLNAMFGLQFSVSAGRCTRGAFMQLIKVDEHLQQSLHIDYILVVDTEGLRAMELTSKSTLNHDNELATFVIGLGNMTLINIFGENPSEMQDILQIAVQAFLRMKQVKLSPSCLFVHQNVGEITAKEQNMEGQRRLQQKLDEITITAAQQEFCDVNRFSDVIQFDVNTHIHYFAHLWEGDPPMAPPNPSYSQNVQKLKSKILMAATKESKGSVLRLSELRVRISDLWKALLNENFVFSFKNTLEIAAYNRLETMFNQWTWQLRSHMLELQTKLNNRIKKREIQHVIRRSLEEEVKEKYHAIMNDTERFFTEDQDSEILIQWKASSENKLNDLKESLIDEIKRKSEELIKLKKNQSKLVEKKSEYENELFKRSKELALRLKGEELSEAALKENFDGLWKRWVYEVSSDAPSAEEPDISMDVENILLQHFKQEPNIAEKIKSSSCKNSFSFDISKHIVLKKTLGIFHKTLDNCDIKNIEQVAVHITELVKVKIDTKEQERMDYNQSYIHEILNEIRREVDSAAKKSKYIFNNEYKIELSLYLCKMAAERFADMHRAFKNANDPTVYLGNKRDDFFKCFQISCQGATSITTFADFLCTKLSATLRQAVYDKTAIDIVSEMRSNYSAFNGNRSKLETSILISLAEEENFEKYRQYIHFPRNFLESFIKKCVDDYCLDKKNPRLKNFLNISLDSFQTPVLSAIRDSTRVVKDKYGNVSLWLDEFCNRLGDYLDLPRSDLKSIEHQEIKDIEFLKEAMSKALPPVLENLKQEFAVVDMESLKLKPHKILFEQLCGCWEQCPFCKALCINTIPGHDGDHSVHFHRPQALNGTQWYGTDQLVIEICSSLVASDYFMVLCEKNQIPYKNYRQAGPAYANWSITADSSTQSYWKWFVSHFRSILEQDYCAKFEGKGAIPPEWGQIEKKMVISELKQL is encoded by the exons AATGCTAAAGAAGAGGCAGGAGCAGGCTAAGTTGGCGCTGAAGGAGCTAAAAGAAATGCAGGAGAAAGGCAGGAGCCACCCTGAGGAAGCTGtgagaaagaaagaggaggagctgcagcaagTTATGGACATATCCCCACAGTACTGGGCACCATCTGAGAAGCCTTTGAAGGAAGTGATAGAGAATGTGCACAAACAATTAGACCTCCTGGAAGAGTCGGTGTCCCAAAGTGAGAATCTCCCTGACAAGGACGTTTTGAGATGGGCATCAGGAGGGCTGGCCCTGCAGGGCATTTACAAAACCAACAAGCTTGCAGAGATGATGGAGAAGCGAGAGCAGCTCATAGACATCCCAGAAGGGTTCGAGCTCTTTGGTCCACAGCAAGGGCCATTGTTTGAGAAGAAGGAGTTTTCATCTGCCGAAGCAGAGTCCTCGTTCACCAGGACCATGGAAAATCTGGGCTTCAGCATTAGCGTCACAGCCaagggtgggtttggggggtttaGTGCTGAAACCAGCTCAGATTATCGCAGCTGTTCAGAATCTCAAGGAACCCACAGGTCCCGCTCTGAAAACACCTACATTTGCACCACCAAGTACAGCTACATCCCACTGGCCTCATGCTACTTCCCCAAGGCTCAGCTTCGACTTTCCAGTGCAGCACTGCAAGAGTTAAAAGAGATCGAGCAGCTTTTGAGTCACACCCCAGAGCCAGACAAGCTCAACATGCTGAAGAGCAGGGGCGGGAGTTTCTTCAATCGATTCGGGTCTCATGTAAACCAGGGCCCCCTTCACTTGGGTGGGATATTCTGGTGGAAAGCGTCTTCTGAGGGATTCCGGGCAGAGCAGCTGGATGAGGTGAAGAAACAAACATCTGATGCACTCAGCTCTTACATTGGGGGCAGCTATAGTGGCTTTGGTTGGAGTGTTGCAGCTGGTGTTACTGCATCAAAATCAGGTTCTGAAGCCTCATTTCAGGGCACAGATagaaaacaaatgcaaacagAGGTTCAGCTGTTTGTGACCAAGACAGGCGGCCCACCTGGAGTGGATTCACTCACAGCATGGAAATCTGGACTATTGGTCAGTAACAAAACCTGGTCTGTTATTGACAGAGGCTCTCAGCTGATTCCAGTGTGGGACATAATCCTGTCCAATCACAGACAAGACTTTAAAGATGTTTATCAAATGAGTAGCAGCCTCACAAGGGCCTATGAAGCCCTAACAAAGCTAAGTGCAAGTACATTGGTTGGGGAGGAGTTAGTCAGTGCAGTGGATGAGGCCAAATTGTTTTTAGAGGAAATGAAGAGCTGGGAAGTCACTggggatgaagaacagctggtgACTCTGCTCAATTTCAAACAGAAGttacatgaaaaaacaaaacacagcaggACCTGGATTGACGTTTGCCTGTCGGATAAGATGCTTCAGGATTTCCTGGAAAACACAGTTTCACTGTGCAAAGATTTACCTGCACAAAATACTGAATACATCAAATCTCTGCTGCGCTGCCTTCTGGACCCTCATGTCTATTCAGTTAAGAATTTCCCCAAATCTTCCTCCATTATGCAGTGGATCTTTCATGCtgaagaaaagcagcaaaaatctATCCGTGTTTCTGAATTTGCTGATTTCATTCAAGTCctacaggaaatgaagaattacaTACAGGCCGTTACCTATGGGCCTAACTCCTCTCCAGCAGCCATGGAGGAAGCAAAAGTAAAGGCCAGCTTGGATGTGAGCTTAGCTTTGGGTTCCTTGCGGAAGGCTCTACAGGGCCGAGAGCAGATAGACATTGAGCTGTTATTGCTCTCCATTGCAGCCAGCACAGGATACTGTGTAGACAGTCACACTTTTCAGTATCTCCTCGGGTACCCAGAAATTAACTTCATGTTAAAGGAAATGCAAAAGGCACATGAGGGATATTTGACGCTTAGGGATCAGGATGTTTCCAGAGCTCAGGCTTTCCTCCTACTGACAGGTCTGACAGTGACAGCAGCTGAATTCAAAGACATGTCTCCAGAGGAGAAGAACAAACGTTTTACTTTTATGAAGTGTCACCTGGGACACTTGTTGTCAGGTGAAGTAGCTAATGTCTTTATGAAGCCTAATGCATGTGATGACTGGGATGCCCTAGAAAGAGACCTAAATACCCTTGTAAAAGGAGAATATGAACCTTCCAGTAGCAATCTGCAGAAACAGGATATAAAAAAAGAACTAAGGAATGTCTATCAAAGGGCTAAGCAGATAACCCTACCAAAGCCACAGCCCCAAGCGCCACCAAATGATGTTAAAATGTCTGAAGGATTCAAAACTCAAGACTTTCTCAATTTCATCAAACGACTTGGACTTGAAAACTACTATCCAAGGAAAATGGGGATGGCAGATTTCCATGTGATTGACAAGACCTCTTTACATGACAGCCAGCCCAGCACTGAGAGTGAactgccattttattttttgcaaaagcTGTTGATGCTGGACTATCGGGTACGGTACCTGGTTTGCAAAGAtgtctgtaaaacaaaacaagaaagaacaagtgCACTGAACACGTCAAGCAAGGTGAACGAATCCTCAGATGCAACCTCAGATATCTACGAGGACTTTTTAAATGATGATGAGGGAACTAATGAGTCTGTTACACCAAGACAGACACACGTGCACCCAATGGACATCCAGATGGCAATTTTTCATTGTGCAGATGACTTCATGAGACAATATCTTTCAACAAAGCTCGCTTTCTGCCAGTTTGCACTCCCACTTCTGGTGCCAAATCCTTGTACTTCACAAATAGAATTCCCTCTTTGGTCCCTTACACAAGTTAAAAAGAGCTGGAAACATGTTGAGAAATCAGGAGAGGAGACTAgcattaaaaattataaaagtaaACTGATTTATCAAGCAGATACACCTGTGGTGTCCTTCACACGGATTGGTAACTCACCTCATTCTTCAAAGTCTAAGATCCTGAATGCCCTGCTGAGTAAGCACAAGCATGACATTTTTTTCCATCGTGATTGTAGAGGCAGCAACAAAGATTGTCTCCTGATGAACGGTGTTGTGGAAATCTCCTGGTACTGTCCAGGTGGAAAGGATGATGACAGATTTGACAATTGCATCGCATTCACTAATCTTCATGGGGATGCAAGAGAGCATGAGCAACAAGTCAGATTTTTACAGGAGATAGCTTCTATAAATGTGGTTCTCTTTACAACTTCTGATGAGAACAAAATAGGCAAGCAAATTGTAAGTGATTTCCTAAAATCTCCAAAGCCTTTTGTATGTCTTttgactgaaaaagaaaacattgtggCAGGTAAATCCAATCTAAACATAAAAATAGGCATGAAGAACAGAAATGAAGCAGAATTAATTGATGAACTGTCAACAGCAATCAAAGATTTATTGGCTGGTTCGAACCCCACTTGTAGTCTTGAAACCTGTGTAGAAATTGCTCACCAGCATGGTTTTCTTATTGATGAAGATAAAGAAGAGTGTAAGCAAGCCAAGTTAATGGCACAGAAATTGATGGCCCTCTTCAAGGAGAATAACTTATTGGGCATGAAGGAAAAGCTATTGCCTCTTCAAGGAGAATTATGGCACAAGTGGTGTAAGAAAGATAAGGAACTTACCCGCGTACAAGATAAAAGGAAGAGAAGCATTGAACAGCACCGGAGCCAAATTGAATCAGAGAAACGTGCTATACGACATGATCAGATAAGGAGAGCATCCTCCCTCAATGATTTAATGAGGTTGGTGCTGGAAATTCTTCAGTCCCATTCAGAGACCACCAAAAAATATTTCTTGCAGTGGTTGAAAGTATTTATGGATGACTTGAGCTTTGACCGCCTTGCAGAACTTCGCCAAAAATACCATGTCTTATGGTCACAACTGCTGGAAGAAACAGACCCAG AAAATGGTGACTCAGAAAATGTATTGAAAAGTAACTTGGAAACAGTCTCAGCTGAGATAACTGCTTCTACGATTGGCCTTGAACATATTTTGAGAGAGGTTGCTCAGATTTATGAAGCTCTTGGTACTTTGCCTCAAGAAGATCAACATTTTCTTGAACTTCCACAAATTGCAGCTGATCTGATGGCTTCAGGATATCCCATTGAGCTGATGGATGGTGATGCTTCATACGTGCCACTGAAATGGGTGAGAGCAGTTTTTGACAAGTTGACTGAGAAGTTAGGAGACAAAAAGGTGTTTGTCCTTTCAGTGCTTGGCATTCAGAGCACTGGGAAGTCAACATTGCTAAATGCTATGTTTGGTCTTCAGTTTAGTGTCAGTGCAGGGAGATGCACCAGGGGAGCATTTATGCAACTAATTAAAGTGGATGAGCATCTCCAACAAAGTCTGCACATTGATTATATACTAGTCGTTGATACTGAAGGGCTTCGGGCCATGGAATTAACCAGTAAATCAACACTCAATCATGATAACGAACTAGCCACCTTTGTCATTGGTCTTGGCAACATGACTCTGATCAATATTTTTGGTGAAAACCCTTCAGAAATGCAAGATATCCTGCAGATCGCTGTCCAGGCATTTCTGAGGATGAAGCAAGTAAAGCTCTCCCCAAGCTGTTTGTTTGTGCACCAAAATGTTGGAGAAATAACTGCAAAAGAACAGAATATGGAAGGACAAAGACGCCTCCAACAAAAGTTAGATGAAATTACAATTACTGCAGCCCAGCAAGAGTTCTGTGATGTAAACCGCTTTAGTGACGTTATCCAATTTGATGTGAACACCCACATTCATTACTTCGCTCACCTCTGGGAAGGAGACCCACCAATGGCACCTCCAAATCCCAGCTACAGCCAAAATGTGCAGAAACTAAAGAGCAAGATTCTCATGGCTGCCACAAAGGAATCCAAGGGCAGTGTTTTAAGGCTGTCAGAGTTAAGAGTCCGAATTAGTGATTTGTGGAAGGCTTTATTAAATGAGAACTTTGTTTTCAGCTTCAAGAACACGCTGGAGATTGCAGCGTACAACCGGTTAGAAACAATGTTTAACCAATGGACCTGGCAGTTGAGAAGTCACATGTTAGAGCTGCAGACAAAACTGAACAATCGAATTAAGAAGAGAGAAATTCAGCATGTCATCAGGAGAAGCCTTGAAGAAGaagttaaagaaaaatatcaTGCCATCATGAATGACACAGAAAGATTCTTCACTGAGGATCAAGATAGTGAAATATTAATTCAGTGGAAAGCAAGTTCTGAAAATAAACTGAATGATCTGAAAGAGTCACTGATTGATGAAATTAAGAGGAAGTCTGAAGAACTTATCAAACTGAAGAAGAACCAAAGCAAACTTGTTGAAAAGAAGTCAGAATATGAAAATGAGCTATTCAAAAGAAGCAAAGAGTTGGCTCTGAGATTAAAAGGCGAGGAACTAAGTGAAGCAGCATTGAAAGAAAACTTTGACGGCCTTTGGAAACGATGGGTTTATGAAGTATCTTCAGATGCCCCTTCTGCTGAGGAACCAGACATTAGCATGGATGTAGAAAACATTCTTCTGCAGCATTTTAAACAGGAACCCAATATAGCAGAGAAAATTAAAAGTTCCTCCTGCAAAAATAGTTTTTCATTCGATATTTCCAAGCATATTGTCCTGAAAAAAACACTAGGCATCTTCCATAAGACTTTGGATAACTGTGATATAAAGAACATAGAGCAGGTTGCAGTTCACATCACAGAGCTTGTTAAGGTGAAAATTGATACGAAGGAGCAGGAGAGAATGGATTATAATCAAAGTTACATTCACGAAATATTGAATGAAATAAGAAGAGAGGTGGATTCTGCagccaaaaaatcaaaatacatatttaataatgagtACAAAATAGAGTTATCCCTGTATCTGTGCAAAATGGCAGCAGAACGGTTTGCAGACATGCACAGAGCATTTAAGAATGCAAATGATCCAACCGTCTACCTCGGAAATAAAAGAGAcgatttctttaaatgttttcaaatttcCTGCCAAGGAGCAACCTCCATCACAACATTTGCTGATTTCTTATGCACCAAGCTTTCTGCAACTCTCCGCCAGGCAGTCTATGACAAGACTGCCATTGACATAGTCAGTGAGATGAGATCTAACTATTCAGCCTTCAATGGCAATAGATCCAAACTGGAAACCAGCATTCTGATATCCCTGGCAGAGGAGGAAAACTTTGAGAAGTACAGACAATACATTCATTTCCCACGGAACTTCTTAGAGAGTTTTATCAAGAAATGTGTTGATGATTATTGTTTAGACAAGAAAAATCCAAGACTGAAGAATTTCTTAAATATTTCCCTTGATTCTTTCCAGACTCCTGTTCTTTCAGCTATTCGTGACTCAACTAGAGTTGTCAAAGATAAATATGGCAACGTATCCTTGTGGCTGGATGAATTTTGCAACAGACTTGGAGATTACTTAGACCTTCCCAGAAGTGATCTGAAAAGCATTGAACATCAGGAAATAAAGGACATAGAGTTTCTGAAAGAGGCAATGAGTAAAGCTTTGCCTCCGGTCCTAGAAAACCTGAAACAGGAATTTGCTGTGGTTGATATGGAGTCACTTAAACTGAAGCCTCATAAAATACTATTTGAACAGCTCTGTGGGTGCTGGGAGCAATGTCCCTTTTGCAAGGCTCTTTGCATAAACACAATACCTGGTCATGACGGAGACCACAGTGTTCATTTCCATCGTCCTCAGGCCCTGAATGGTACCCAGTGGTATGGAACAGACCAGCTTGTCATTGAGATCTGCTCTAGTCTTGTAGCAAGTGACTACTTCATGGTGCTTTGTGAAAAGAATCAAATTCCATATAAAAATTATAGACAAGCGGGACCTGCTTATGCCAATTGGAGCATCACAGCAGACAGCTCAACACAGTCTTACTGGAAATGGTTCGTGTCCCATTTCAGGTCAATATTGGAACAAGATTATTGTGCAAAATTTGAGGGCAAAGGAGCAATCCCTCCAGAGTGGGGCCAGATTGAAAAGAAGATGGTAATCTCTGAGCTGAAACAGCTGTAA